The following proteins come from a genomic window of Peromyscus eremicus chromosome 23, PerEre_H2_v1, whole genome shotgun sequence:
- the Fzd10 gene encoding frizzled-10, with protein MQHRGPRLWLVLQVMMGSCAAISSMDLERPGDGKCQPVEIPMCKDIGYNTTRMPNLMGHENQREAAIQLHEFAPLVEYGCHGHLRFFLCSLYAPMCTEQVSTPIPACRVMCEQARLKCSPIMEQFKFKWPDSLDCSKLPNKNDPNYLCMEAPNNGSDEPSRGSGMFPPLFRPQRPHSAQEHPLKDGGPGRAGCDNPGKFHHVEKSESCAPLCTPGVDVYWSRDDKRFAVIWLAIWSVLCFFSSAFTVLTFLIDPSRFKYPERPIIFLSMCYCVYSVGYIIRLFAGAESIACDRDSGQLYVIQEGLESTGCTLVFLVLYYFGMASSLWWVVLTLTWFLAAGKKWGHEAIEANSSYFHLAAWAIPAVKTILILVMRRVAGDELTGVCYVGSMDVNALTGFVLVPLACYLVIGTSFILSGFVALFHIRRVMKTGGENTDKLEKLMVRIGVFSLLYTVPATCVIACYFYERLNMDYWKMLATQHKCKMNNQTKTPDCLMTTSIPAVEVFMVKVSMLLVVGITSGVWVWTSKTLQSWQQVCSRGLKRKSRRKPASVVTTAGIYKKAQHPQKPHLGKYELPAQPSACV; from the coding sequence ATGCAGCACCGGGGCCCGCGCCTGTGGCTGGTGCTGCAGGTGATGATGGGTTCGTGCGCAGCCATCAGTTCCATGGACTTGGAGCGCCCTGGAGATGGCAAGTGCCAGCCGGTGGAGATTCCCATGTGCAAGGACATCGGCTACAACACCACCCGCATGCCAAACCTGATGGGCCACGAGAACCAGCGCGAGGCGGCCATCCAACTGCACGAGTTTGCGCCGCTCGTGGAGTACGGCTGCCACGGCCACCTCCGCTTCTTCCTGTGCTCTCTGTACGCGCCCATGTGCACTGAGCAGGTCTCCACGCCCATCCCCGCTTGCCGGGTCATGTGCGAGCAGGCCCGGCTCAAGTGCTCGCCGATCATGGAGCAGTTCAAATTCAAGTGGCCGGACTCCCTGGACTGCAGCAAGCTCCCCAACAAGAATGACCCCAACTACCTGTGCATGGAGGCACCCAACAACGGCTCCGACGAGCCGAGCCGGGGCTCTGGCATGTTCCCTCCGCTCTTCAGGCCCCAGAGGCCCCACAGCGCGCAGGAGCACCCGCTAAAGGATGGGGGTCCCGGGCGCGCAGGCTGTGACAACCCGGGCAAGTTCCACCACGTGGAGAAAAGCGAGTCCTGCGCGCCTCTCTGCACTCCGGGGGTGGATGTGTACTGGAGCCGCGACGACAAGCGCTTCGCTGTGATCTGGCTGGCCATCTGGTCGGTGCTGTGCTTCTTCTCCAGCGCCTTCACGGTGCTCACCTTTCTCATTGACCCATCGCGCTTCAAATACCCGGAACGTCCCATCATCTTCCTCTCCATGTGCTACTGCGTCTATTCGGTGGGCTATATCATCCGCCTCTTCGCTGGCGCTGAGAGCATTGCCTGCGACAGAGACAGTGGACAGCTGTATGTTATCCAGGAGGGTTTGGAGAGCACCGGCTGTACCTTAGTCTTCTTGGTACTTTACTACTTCGGCATGGCCAGCTCTTTATGGTGGGTGGTTCTCACCCTCACTTGGTTCCTGGCAGCTGGCAAGAAGTGGGGCCACGAGGCTATTGAAGCCAACAGCAGTTACTTTCACCTGGCAGCCTGGGCCATCCCGGCTGTGAAGACCATCTTGATCCTGGTGATGCGCAGGGTGGCAGGAGATGAGCTCACCGGGGTGTGTTACGTGGGCAGCATGGATGTCAATGCCCTGACCGGCTTTGTGCTCGTCCCGCTGGCTTGCTACCTGGTCATCGGCACTTCCTTCATCCTGTCCGGCTTTGTGGCTCTATTCCACATCCGGAGGGTGATGAAAACGGGTGGGGAAAACACGGACAAGCTGGAGAAGCTCATGGTGCGCATCGGGGTCTTCTCCCTCCTCTACACTGTGCCGGCCACCTGTGTGATTGCCTGCTACTTTTATGAACGCCTGAACATGGACTACTGGAAGATGCTGGCCACGCAGCACAAGTGTAAGATGAACAATCAGACCAAGACACCCGACTGTCTGATGACCACCTCCATCCCTGCCGTGGAGGTCTTCATGGTCAAAGTGTCCATGCTTCTGGTGGTGGGCATCACCAGTGGGGTGTGGGTCTGGACTTCCAAGACCCTGCAGTCTTGGCAACAGGTGTGCAGCCGGGGGCTAAAGAGAAAGAGCCGGAGGAAACCAGCCAGTGTGGTCACCACTGCAGGGATCTACAAAAAAGCTCAGCACCCTCAAAAACCTCACCTGGGGAAGTATGAGCTTCCTGCCCAGCCTTCAGCTTGCGTGTGA